A DNA window from Hordeum vulgare subsp. vulgare chromosome 1H, MorexV3_pseudomolecules_assembly, whole genome shotgun sequence contains the following coding sequences:
- the LOC123428335 gene encoding 40S ribosomal protein S3a produces the protein MAVGKNKRISKGRKGSKKKTVDPFTKKDWYDIKAPTLFNTRNIGKTLVSRTQGTKIASEGLKHRVFEVSLADLQGDEDQAFRKIRLRAEDVQGKNVLTNFWGMDFTTDKLRSLVRKWQTLIEAHVDVKTTDNYMLRLFCIGFTKRRPNQVKRTCYAQASQIRQIRRKMVEIMANQASTCDLKELVSKFIPEVIGKEIEKATSSIFPLQNVYVRKVKILKAPKFDIGKLMEVHGDYNKEDVGVKLERPAEADEAGVEVAAPAE, from the exons ATGGCGGTCGGCAAGAACAAGCGCATCTCGAAAGGTCGGAAGGGAAGCAAAAAGAAAAC GGTCGATCCCTTCACCAAGAAGGACTGGTATGACATAAAGGCGCCGACGTTGTTCAACACCCGCAACATCGGCAAGACCCTCGTCTCCAGGACACAGGGGACCAAG ATTGCATCTGAGGGTCTTAAGCACAGAGTTTTTGAGGTTTCCTTGGCAGACCTCCAGGGTGATGAGGACCAGGCTTTCAGGAAGATCAGACTTCGTGCAGAGGATGTGCAAGGAAAGAATGTTCTCACAAACTTTTGG GGTATGGATTTCACCACCGACAAGCTTAGATCACTTGTAAGGAAGTGGCAGACACTAATTGAGGCCCATGTTGATgttaagaccactgacaattacatgctccggctGTTCTGCATTGGCTTCACTAAGAGACGTCCCAACCAAGTGAAACGGACTTGCTATGCTCAGGCGAGCCAGATCAGACAG attcGCCGGAAGATGGTTGAGATTATGGCCAACCAGGCTTCAACCTGTGACTTGAAAGAGCTGGTTTCAAAATTTATACCTGAGGTCATTGGCAAGGAGATCGAGAAGgcaacatcaagcatttttcctcTCCAGAATGTGTATGTCCGCAAGGTTAAGATCCTTAAAGCTCCGAAGTTTGATATTGGGAAGTTGATGGAG GTACATGGTGACTACAACAAGGAGGATGTCGGTGTGAAGTTGGAGAGGCCAGCTGAGGCAGATGAGGCAGGGGTTGAGGTTGCAGCTCCAGCTGAATAG